The genomic interval CTTTTTATTCAAGAATTCAAAGTATTCCTCTGGCTGAGGCAATTTGCCTAAAAGTGCTGTAACTGCTGCAAGCTCTGCAGAACCTAAGTAAACCCTTGCACCATCTCCCATTCTATTGTCAAAGTTCCTCGTTGATGTTGAGAAAACAGTTGATTTTGGTGCAACCCTTGCCTGGTTACCCATGCACAAAGAGCAACCTGGAATTTCAGTTCTTGCACCAACAGCTGAGAATATTGAGTAATAGCCTTCTTTCATAAGCTGTGCCTTATCCATTTTTGATGGAGGTGCAAGCCATACCCTTGTGTGGGTAATATAAGGCTCTCCCTTCCAGATGTGGCCTGCTGCCCTGTAATGGCCTATATTTGTCATACATGAGCCTATGAATACCTCGTCAACCTTATCTCCAGCAACTTCGCTTAAAAGCTTAACATCATCAGGGTCATTTGGGCATGCAACAATAGGCTCTTTTATGTCGGCAAGGTCAATTTCTATTACTGCTGCATACTCTGCGTTTTCATCCCTTTCAAGGAGAACAGGGTTTTCAAGCCATTTTTCAGCCTCTTCAATCCTTCTCTTTAATGTATCAGCATCCTGATAACCTGCTTCAATCATCTTTTTCATTAAAGCTATATTTGATTTAAGGTAATTAATTACACTTTCTTCTGAAAGCTTAATTGTTGCCGCAGCGGCACTTCTCTCTGCTGAAGCATCTGTCAATTCAAAAGCCTGCTCAACTGTTAAATTTGGCAAGCCTTCCATTTCAAGAATTCTTCCGTTGAATATGTTTTTCTTATTCTTCTTTTCAACTGTTAACAAGCCCTGCTTTATTGCATAATAAGGAATTGCGTTAACAACATCCCTCAAGGTAATTCCAGGATTTAATTCTCCTTTAAACTTAACAAGAACAGATTCTGGCATATCAAGTGGCATAAACCCTAATGCACCAGCAAAGGCAACAAGACCACTTCCTGCAGGAAAGGATATTCCCATTGGAAATCTTGTATGTGAGTCACCACCTGTACCAACTGTATCTGGTAACCCAAGCCTGTTAACCCAGGTGTGGATTACACCGTCACCGGGAAGCAGTGAAACACCCTTTCTTTCAACAATAAATTCAGGTAAATTCTGATGCATTTTAACATCAGCAGGCTTTGGATAAGCAGCTGTGTGGCAGAACGACTGCATAAATAACCCACATTGAAATTCAAGACAGGCAAGCTCTTTTAATTCGTCAGCTGTCATTAAACCTGTTGTATCCTGTGAGCCTACGGTTGCCATTTTAGGCTGATAGTAGCCACCTGGAAGAGCTCCGTCAATTCCACAAGCCTTTCCAACAATCTTTTGTGCAAGTGTATATCCTTGCCCTTCTTTTGGTTTTGGGTTATCAAGTTTTATAAAGATTTCAGACTCTCCCAACCCTAAAAACATCCTTGCCTTTTCTGTTAAATCTTTCCCTATAATGAGAGAAAGTCTTCCGCCTGCTCTAAATTCGTCTTTTATTGTTTTTGGTTTTAATTCAAATGTTGTAAGAACCTTTCCGTCTTCTGTTCTTATCTCTCCCTTTTCAGTATCAATTATTACAACATCTCCAGTTTTGAGGTTTGAAACATCACACATAATCGGCAAACCGCCGGAGTCTTCCCATGTATTGAAGAAAATGGGAGCTATGAGCCCACCTATAACAATACCTGCTCTCCTTTTGTTTGGTACATAGGGAATATCATCCCCAATCCACCACATAAGAGAGTTTGTTGCAGACTTTCTTGAAGAACCTGTACCAACAACATCACCAACAAAAGCAACCTTGTATCCCTCTTCTCTGAATTTGTTTATTGTCTCAATTCCATCAGGAAATCTTGTCTCCCCCATTGAGAGAGCGTGCAATGGAATGTCTGGCCTGCTCCACGCATGCTTTGCAGGTGAAAAATCGTCTGTGTTTATCTCTCCATCAACCTTGTAAATCTTTACCTTTATCTCCTTTGGCAATGCCTCTTTTTCTAAAAACCACTCTGCATTTGCCCAGGATTCAATAACAGATTTTGCCCTATCATTCGATTTTGAAAGCTCTGCAACCTTATCAAAGGCAGCGTAAACAAGTATTGTGTGTTTTAAAGCGTCAGCTGCAGCATCTCCAAGTTCGTCATTATTCAACAAATCAATCAAAGGCTGAACATTGTACCCGCCAAGCATTGTACCTAAAAGCCTTACAGCCTCTTCCTTTGAGATAACAGGTGATGAAACCTCTCCCTTTGCAACCCTGTAAAGCCACTCCGCTTTAACCTTTGCTGCAGGGTCAACACCTGGGGCAACCCTGTTTGTAATCAAGTCTTTTAAAAAAGCTGTATCATTATCCCCCGGGTTTTCAAGAAGTTTTGTTAACTCTTCAACCTGTGCAGGATTTAAAGGCAACGGGGGTATTCCCATTTCTTCACGCTCTTTAGCATGTTTTAAATATTCTTCTAACATATTCCCTCCCAGAAACTAATAAATAGTGTACTTTTTGATTATACAGTATGGATATTAATTTATAAAGAAATTTAGGCTGTCAAAGACTTCAGTTATTCTATAAAAGTATCTATCGTTATATCTTTTACGCAATCAGGGATGTCTGAGTTGTCCTCAAGCCTTGTTAAAACCTCATTTCCGTCATCAAGTATTGCAATTGTATTTTCAAATTGTGCTGATAGTTTCTTGTCAGCAGTAACAACAGTCCAGCCATCTTTTAATGTTCTGCAAAACCTTGCCCCCTGATTTAAAATAGGCTCAATTGTAATAACCATTCCAGGCTCAAGTTTAATTCCAGTGTTTGGCCTTCCGTAATGTAAAACCTCTGGGTCTTCGTGCAATTGCCTGCCAACTCCGTGACCAATATATTCCCTTACAACCGAATATCCCATTTTTTCAGCAAATGATTGAATTGCGTGGCCAATATCCCCTAACTTTTTCCCTGGTTTTGCTTGCTCTATTCCAAGAAGCATTGATTTGTACACAGTTCTAACAAGCCTTAAAGCCTCTTTTGAGGTTTTTCCACCAACAACAAATGTTCTTGTTGCATCTCCGTGAAAACCGTTTTTGAATACTCCAACATCAATTGAAATAATGTCTCCCTTTTTCAACTTATACTTTGAAGGAATACCGTGCACAACCTGATTGTTTACAGAGGTGCATAAAGTGTGCCTGTAGCCTCTGTAACCTTTAAAGGAAGGTACAGCCCCGTTCTTTCTGATAAAGTCTTCCGCAATTCTATCTAATTCCCTTGTTGTTATTCCAGGTTCAACATAGTTTTTTAAATAGGCAAATACCATTGCGGTTAATCTGCCTGATTCCCTCATTATGTCTATTTCTTCTTTTGTTTTAAAGCGTATCAAGTCTTTCCTCCAGTTCAATAATTTCAGGGATTCTGTTTAATTTCTCCCTTAAATTTTCCTTTAACACTTCAAGCATATCTGCTTTTAACCTTATTGTAAAGGAAACTCCATTGTTGGAGTATTCCTCTCCGCTAATTTTTACACTCTCAAGCCTCGTAAGGTGGTAAACATAATTTACCTCGTTGAAGTTTACCTCAACATTTACTGTTTTTATATTTTCAAGGTAAACGGTTTTTACAGATTGAAGAACCTTTTTAGCACTTTCGGTGTATGCCTTTATAAGCCCCCCAACTCCCAACTTTGTTCCCCCAAAATACCTTGTTACAACAACAAGGGTATTGTACATTTCTTCTCCTTTAATAGCAGACATTATTGGCTTACCTGCTGTGTTGGAAGGCTCTCCATCATCAGAATACCTTTCAATATCAGGGTAAATCCTGTATGCAAAACAGTTATGGGTTGCATCATAGTAATGCTTTCTTATTTTTTCAAGAGTACTTTCAGCCTCATCCCTTGTTTTTACAGGAATTATAGTTGAAATAAACTTTGAACCTTTTATCGTTAGAGATTCTTTTTTTTCTTCAACAGGAACTTTAATTTTTTCCATTGTACTCTTCTAACTTTTTCTTAATCTTTTCCCCTAAAGTTTCTGAATGTTCAGCAAGGTAATGCATAATCTTTTGCATATCTTCCCAGACCTGTTTTTTTGCTGATGGGTTTCTTAAAAGGTATGATGGGTGAAAGGTTGGCATTACCTTAATTCCTTTGTACTCCCCAAACCTTCCCCTTAACCTTGAAATTGATTCTGTCGTCATTAGAATTGTCTTTGTTGAAATCCTTCCTAAAGTGCATATTACCTTTGGCTTTATCAATTCAATTTGCTTTTCAATAAAATGCCAGCAGGCTGCAATCTCTTCAGGTTCAGGGTCTCTGTTAAACGGCGGCCTGCACTTTACAACATTTGAGATATAAACATCGCTTCTTTCAAGCCCCATTGCGTTGATAATCTTTGTTAACAGTTGCCCTGCCCTTCCAACAAACGGCCTGCCCTGCCTGTCTTCATCTGCACCAGGCCCTTCGCCAATAAACATTAAGTCTGTATGGGGATTGCCCTCTCCCAGCACGCTGTTTTGCCTCTTCTGAGAAAGGGGACAGGCTTTGCAGTTTGCAACCTCTTTAGCCATCTGTTTTAAAACCTCTTCAACGCTTTTTTTCTCTGTATTTACAGGCTTTGAGACGGTTAGCTTTACTCTTGGGATTTCATCAATTCCTATATCTTTTAAAAACTTAAGGTATTCAATAATCTCATTATCCATTAAAAAATTCCTTTATAACTATTTCACCAATCTTTTCAGCAGTTTCTGTTTTTGTCAAAGAAAACTCTTCAGCTCTTCCATCTTTAAAAACAAAATATCCATCTAACTTTCTGTCACCAAAGCCTGAATTTTCCCCAACCTTGTTCGCAACAATCAAGTCTGCATTTTTCCTTTTCAATTTGTCTTTAGCATTTTCAAGCAAATCGTTAGTTTCTGCCGCAAAACCAACAAGAATCTGGTGTTTTTTTGTTTTCCCTAAAGTTTCTAAAATATCAATTGTCTTTTCAAGTTCAAGTGTTAAACTTTGTTTTTTCTTTATTTTGTTGGACGAATAATTTTTTACTTTAAAATCTGAAATTGCAGCAGCCATAACAACAATGTCTGATTCCTCAAATCTAATTGCAACCTCTCTGTACATCTCTTCAACAGTTTTAACCTCAACAACCTTTGCATAAACAGGGTATCTAACAGAATGATTTCCTGTAATAACTGTGACATCAGCCCCTAAAATTGAAAAAACCTTTGCCAGCTGCCTGCCCATTGTACCGCTTGAACGGTTTGTAATAACTCTAACAGAATCAATCGGCTCAACTGTTCCCCCTGAAGTAATTAAAACCTTTTTCCCTGCAAGGGGGTCTATAGGTTCTGGTGCCGGCTCTTCATTCTCAAACATTTTAATCTGCACAGGTTGATTAAATATACTTTTGCCTTTTAAATTTGCGAATAACTCAATGTAATCGGCAATTATTTCAATTGAAGGCAATCTTCCCTTTCCGCTGTATCCGCAGGCAAGGTAACCTGAATCAGGCTCAACAACAAAGCAACCATCCTGCTGCAACCTTAAAAGATTTCTCTCTGTTACAGGGTGTTCAAGCATATTTACATTCATTGAGGGGAAAATCAATGTTTTACCTTTAAATGCAAGGTAACAGGTTGTTAAAAAATCGTCTGCAATTCCATTTGCAAGTTTTCCTATAATGTTTGCAGTTGCAGGAACTATAGCAAAAACCTTTTTATCCTCAACAGCCTTAATGTGAGAGAGAAGCCTTCCCTCTTCAAAGACATCAATGTAAGGCTTATTTCCAGTTATTGCTTCAAAAAGATTCGGGGATAAAAAATTAACGGTGTTTTTTGTTAACACCGTTTCAATATTTTTATAGCCTCTTTTCTGTAATTCCCTTATAACTTCTATAGATTTGTAGCAGGCAATTCCGCTTGATACCCCTATTAGAATGCCTGCTTGATAATCTATAAGTTTCATTAGTTATTCTTCTGTTACTTCAATTTCGTCAACCAGAGAATCAAGGTCTTCAGCTGAGAATCCTTCCTCTTCCTTCTCTCTTTCAATAAGCCTAATTTCAAATTTCCCCTGTTTTAATTCTTCAAGGGCAATAAAGGTTGGTTTGTTAATAGGCGCCTTTGCCTTTGGCTTTGCCCCTTTCCTCAATTGTTCAACCCTCTCTCCGGCAACTAAAATTAACCTGAAAGGATTTTCAAGTACCTTTTTAAGTGTTTCTTCAGCAGTCATTTATTCCTCCGCAAAGTGTTTGTAAATATTTTCTGTATCCACAAGCCTTTTTACCCTGTGTCTTTCAGAAAAAATTATTGATTTTAAAGAAGATAATGCTTCTTCAAGTATATCGTTAACAACAACGTAATCAAAATGCCTTAAATATTTTAACTCATTTCTTGCAGTATTCAATCTTTTTTCTATCTCTTCAATACTGTCTCTTCCTCTACTAATAAGCCTTTTTCTTAATTCCTCAATTGAAGGGGGGATTATAAAAATTGACGTAAAATCCAATTCTTTCTTTTTCATAATCTGGTATGCACCCTGCACATCAATGTCCATAATTACATCTTTGCCTTGTTTAATCCTTGAGTAAACCTGTTTTTTTGAAGTTCCGTAATAAAACTTATCAAACACCTTTGCATACTCAATAAATTCGTTATTTTCTATCATTTTTTTAAACTCTTTTTCAGAGACAAAGAAGTAATCTTTCCCGTTTATTTCTCCCTTTCTCGGCTCTCTCGTTGTGTATGAAATTGAATACTCAAGGTTTTCCACCTGCTCAAGAAGAAGTTTAATCAAAGTGCTCTTTCCGCTTCCAGAGGGGGCAGAGATTATAAAGAGTTCCCCCCTTGTTTTCAGTCTAATTTTCATTTCCAATCCTTTCAATTATTGTTTCTGGCAAATGGGAAGACAAAAACAAAACCCCGTTATCTAAAAGAATAAAACTCCTTGTCGGCTTACCTGAGGTTGCATCAACAAGCAACCCCTCTTTTTTCTTTAACTCTTTTAACTTTCTCATTGGGGAAGAACCCGGCTTCAAAACAGCAACAATTCGTTTTCTATCAACAAAGTTGTCAAATCCAAGTGAAATAAAATCACTCATTTTCACTCCTTACAATCTTTAAGAATTCCTCAATAAGGTTGTCCTCTTTAACCTTTTTAACAAGTTTACCCTTCTTGTATATTGCTGCATACCCTTTACCGCCGCAAATAGCGTAATCAGCTTCCCTTGCCTCTCCAGGACCATTAACCGCACAACCCATAACGGCAATTGTTATTGATTTTTTTATCCCATCAACCTCTTTTTCAATAATTGAGGCAAATTTTTTAATGTCAAACTCTATCCTTCCGCAGGTTGGGCAGGAAACAAACTTTGGAGTGTTGGGAACAAGGTTTAATGCTTTCAAAATATTTCTTCCTACAATTACCTCTTTCACAGGGCTATCTGTTAATGAAACCCTTAAGGTATCCCCTATTCCGTCAAGCAACAGTGCACCAATTCCTATTACTGACTTGTATGTGCCAATATTTTCAGTGCCTGCTTCAGTTACCCCAATGTGCTGGGGATATTCAAATTCTTTTGCAAACATTCTGCAGGCTTCAACAGTTTTCTTTACATCTGAAGATTTTAGTGAAACCTTTATCTCGTAAAAATTGAATTCTTCAAGGAAACCTATGTGCCTTTTTGCACTTTCAACCATTGCCTTTGGGCTATTCCCATACCTCTCAAGCAAATCCTTTTCAAGAGAACCTGAATTAACCCCTATTCTAATTGGTATTCCATAGTGTTTGCAGGCTGCAACAACCTCTTTTATCCTCTGTTTGCTTCCAATATTTCCCGGGTTAATCCTTAAACAGGCAACCCCGTTTTCAGCACACTTTATTGCAAGCCTGTAATCAAAGTGTATGTCCGCAATTATCGGGATTGGGGAAAATTCAACAATTTCCTTAATCCTCTCCGCTGCTTCCATATCCGGCACAGCACATCTGACAATGTCGCACCCTGCCCCAACAATGTCTTTAATCTGCTCACAGGTTGCTTCAACATCCCTTGTATCTGTTTTTGTCATTGTTTGAACGGGGATTGGGTTCCCGCCACCTATGGGAATATTCCCTACATAGATTACCTTTGTCTTTTTATACATTTCCTCACTTCAAGTTAAGGTTTTTGAGAATGTCACTAATAATTACAAGTGTCATTAAGGTTATTAAAAGGAAAAAACCAACAGTTGTAATTCTCTCCTTTAACTTTGCACTTAAATCCTTTCTCCTTATAGCCTCTATCAAGAGTATGAATATATGGCCACCATCAAGCATTGGGATTGGAAGCAAATTAAATATTCCCAACTGTAAAGAGATTAATCCCATTATATAAATAAAATTGGTTAACCCGCTTCTTGCAGCCTGACCTGAAATTCTGGCAATATCAACAGGGCCTGAAATACTCCTTATTGACATCTCTCCCTTTAACAGCTTCCCAATTACGCTAAATGTTAACTCTGTATACTTTTTTGTATCTTTCAATGCAGTAACAAAGGCTTTACCTAAAGGTAATTTAACAATTTTATAGGGCAACTCAATAACCACGCCAATCTTCCTGTTTTCACCCTCTCCCTCTGGCAACACCTTAACAGTTTTTAATTCACCGTTTCTCTCTAACTTTATTTCAAGCTCTCCCTTTGAATGCTTGACCAAATCAATAAACTGTTCAAGGCCTTTTACAATATTTTTCCCATTAACTGAAATTATTTTGTCACCAGGCTTTATTCCAGCCTTCTCTGCAGGGGAATCTGGCATAACCATTCTAACCTGAACCCTTAAAGCTGGGAAAACTCCCAAATAACCTGCCCTATCCTTCCCCTTTTCAACAATCTTTACCTGTTTTTCAATTAAATTACCGTTTCTCTCAATCTTTAAATTAACCGTTCTGTTTGGATTTGTTGCAACAAGAATTAAAAACTGGTCCCAATTTTCAACCTTTTTATCGTCAAAGTAAAGTATTTTATCCCCATACTTTAACTCTGAAACAAAAGCAGGGGATTCATTATCAACCCAGCCAACAACAACAGGCTTGTCTTTCCATACTGGAACTGGCCTGTGTAAAGCATTTACAAAGGTAAAAAGGACTATTGCAAGAATTATGTTTAAGGTTGCCCCCATAACAAGAATTATAAACCTCTGCCATTTTGGTTTGTTGTTAAAGTTTCTTGGGTTATCGTCCTCAGCTTCATCTGGCTCTTCCCCTAACATTGCAACATATCCGCCTAAAGGAACCAATGATAGGCAGTACTCTGTTTCTCCCCATTTTTTGCAGGCAAGTTTCTTCCCAAACCCTATTGAAAAGGTTTTAACATAAACCCCGAAAAGCTTTGCCATTATGAAATGTCCGAATTCGTGTATTGTTACAAGCACCCCAAACATTATTACAACGGCAACTATGTTGCCGATTATTGGCAAGTTAAAAATTCCCACTCTTTACCTCCTCAATACATATATTTTTTACTCTTTCATTAAAATCAATAACATCGCCTATTGTTCTAATAACAGGCCTCTCTATTTTATCAAGCATTCTCTCAATAAATTCAGGAATTTGAAGAAATTTAATCTTTTCATCTAAAAAGTAATTTACGGCAACCTCGTTTGCAGAATTTAAAATAACTCTATCCCCTATGTCCCCTTTACCGCACTTATAGGCAAGCTTAAGAGATTTAAATGTTTCAATATCAGGCTCAAAAAAATCAAGCCTTAAAGCCTTTCCAAAGTCAAAGGAGAAGTCTTCAGTATGCACCCTTTCAGGAAAATACAGGGCATACTGAATTGGAAGCATCATATCTGTTTTTCCCATCTGGCATATAATAGAACCGTCTATAAACTCAACCATTGAGTGCACAACACTTTGAGGGTGAATCCTTACATTGATTTTGTCGTAATCAATTCCAAATAGAAAGTGTGCCTCAATTACCTCAAGCCCTTTGTTCATTAAGGTTGCTGAATCAACTGTAATCTTCTGTCCCATATCCCAGGTTGGATGGTTTAATGTCTGGGCAACAGTTACATTTTTTAACTCCTCAACACCCTTTCCGAAAAAAGGCCCCCCTGATGCTGTAAGGATTAAGGATTTTACCTCATGTTTTTTACCTGCCCTTAAAGATTGATGAATAGCATTGTGCTCGCTATCAACAGGGATTAACTCTGTGTTATACTTTTCGCACTCGCTGTTTACAAATTCCCCGGCAAGCACCATTGACTCTTTGTTTGCCAGAGCAAGCCTTTTTGTATAAGGTATTGATTTAAAGGTTGGAATTAAACCTGCACTGCCAACAATTGCAGATAGAGTTATATCCGATTCAAGGGAAAAGGATTCCTCAAAGGGAATGAAACTTGTTTTAATGCTTAAATTTTCAAGGAAAGTTTTTAACTCCTTTGCCTTTTCACCGTTAAATATTGTTGCAAATTCAGGCTGAAATTCAACTATCTGTTCTTTCAACAAATCAATATTGTTCCCTGCTGCAAGAAGTTTAACTGAAAAATCTTCCCTTTTAAGTTTTAATAATTTTAAACAACTCTTCCCTATTGAACCTGTTGAACCGTATATCTTCAATGTTTTCATATTACTCTACATTAAATAAAGGAAGTAAAAGTAAAGAAGCGGAGAAGATAAAACAAAAGAATCTATTCTGTCTAAAATCCCGCCGTGCCCCGGAATTAAGGTTGCACTGTCTTTGACTCCTGCACACCTTTTCCATAAAGATTCTATCAAATCACCGATTATCCCGCTAACTCCAATTATAATTGTTATTGCTATAACATCGTGCCAGGTAAGCCTTGTAAAAAACCACATCTTTGCAAGCGTTGCACCTAAAAAATTGAAGATTATATTCCCAATTGCCCCCTCAATAGATTTGTTAGGGCTGATATTTGGTGCAAGTTTGTGCTTACCAAACATACTGCCTATCCAGTATGCACCTGAATCTCCAAACCAGATTACAACATAGAGGAGAAACACAAGGTCAGCCCCCAATCCCTCATAAAGCCTGTTGGAGTTTTTCAAGGCAACCTGATAGCCTAATGGAATTCCAAGATACAAAGCCCCTAAAAGAGTATTTGCAACCGATTGTAAAGATTTTTCAGTATCAGGGTCTTTAAAAAAAGCATATATTAACAAGAAAACAAAACCGCCTGATATAACAAACTCAAATGATAGATTTTTCAATACAAAACTTGTGGGAATCAATGCGGCAATTATAAATGCAGGCACTGCATAAAAGTTTGAACCAATGTGTACCGATAGGCTTTTAAACTCCTGAATGCCTAAAAATATAGCAATAATAACGAGAAAATAAAAGTAATAAACAGGCAAATACTTAACGACAACAAAAAAAAGCGGAACAAAAACAATTGTGGAAATTGCTCTTAAAATAAAAGATTTAATATTAAATGCCACCTGTCCCCCCAAATCTTCTTTCTCTTTTTTGATACTCTAAAATTGCTTTTAACATCTCTATTGTATCAAAATCAGGCCATAGAATATCTGTAAAATATAGCTCTGAATAGGCAATCTGCCATAAAAGGAAATTTGAAACCCTTATCTCCCCGCTTGTCCTTATCAACAAATCAGGGTCAGGCAAATCTTTTGTATAGAGATAAGAAGAAAAAAGTTTTTCGTTTAAATCATCAGGCTTTATCCCTGCTTCAATTAGATTTTTTACAGCATTTAAAATATCTGCCCTGCCGCCGTAATTTAAGGCTATATTGAAAATTAAGGATTTATTTTCTCTTGTCTCATCTAAAACCCTATCTATTTCCCTGTTTACAAATAAAGGCAACTTGCTTCTATCTCCAATTATTGACAGTTTTATGTCTTTATCCATTAACTTTTTTTTCTGCAATTTTAAAAATTGAAAGAGAAGAGTCATTAAAACAGAAACCTCGTATTCAGGCCTTATCCAGTTTTCAGTTGAAAAAGCGTAAACTGTAATTACTTTAACCCCTAAATGCAAAGCAGAATCAAGTGCATTTTCAATAGCCTTTGCACCTGCCTTATGCCCCTTTATCCTTGATAAACCCCTTTTCTTTGCCCATCTGCCATTGCCATCCATAATTATTGCAACATGCTCAGGGATTTTGTTTTCATCTATTTCAAGCCACAGCAAGCGTTCTTTCTCTGTTGCATTTGCAGGCGGTTTCATTAAAACTCCCTGTCTATAATAAAATCACAAATCTTTAAAAGTGTCTGTCTATGCTCACTATCCTCAAAGTTGTCTAAAATTTCCATATTTTCTGAAATTAATTTTTTTGCAAAACTAAAGGCTTTTTTCAAATAACCCTTTTTTTCTAAAATGTTTACAAGCCTCTTTTTATCCTTTGCTTCAAAAACCTCGCCTTTTGAATCAAAAACCCTTTTTACAATATCAATTACTTCTTCCTCATTGTTTTCCATTGCAAGAAGAACAGGTAAAGTTGCCTTTCCTTCAGGCAAATCTATCAATTTAGGCTTGCCCAACTTTTTTAAATCAGCCTTAAAATCAAGGCAATCGTCAACAATTTGAAATGCAATTCCCAGTTTTTCTCCAAACTTTTCAGCAAGAGGCAATAAATCATTTCTTTCCGCAACAATTAAAGGAAGGGAACAACATGCTGAAAACAAAACAGCAGTTTTTAATTTTATAATCTCAAAGTAAACCTCTTTTTTAGGGGGAAAGTTAAAGGCGTTGGCATTCTGGAGTAACTCTCCTGTTACAAGAGACTTTGAAACTAAAGCAATCCTTTTTAAAACTTCAATATTCTTTAATTCAACCGCTATATTCATTGCGGTTGCAAACATATAATCACCGTAAAGTACCGTTAATGTGTTATCCCAGATAGAATTATGCGTTTTTTGCCCCCTTCTCATATCTGCATTGTCTATAACATCGTCGTGTACAAGGGTTGAATTGTGCAACAACTCAAGGGTTGCCCCTATCTTTATCCCCTTTTCATCTTCAATTTTTACAATCTTTCCAAAGAGAATTGCAAAGGCAGGCCTCAACATTTTTCCTGTTTTTTTTAAGAGAATGCTCAACAAGAGGGGAAACTTCAGAATACTCAGACTTTAATCTATCGCCAATCAAAGTTTCAACGCTTTTTAATTCCTTTGATATACCTTTTAAAAAATCAACAGCCACAACAACTCCTTTTAGACTAACGATTAATCATTTTATCACAAATATACCATTAATTTTTATTCA from Thermotomaculum hydrothermale carries:
- a CDS encoding isoprenyl transferase, translating into MKPPANATEKERLLWLEIDENKIPEHVAIIMDGNGRWAKKRGLSRIKGHKAGAKAIENALDSALHLGVKVITVYAFSTENWIRPEYEVSVLMTLLFQFLKLQKKKLMDKDIKLSIIGDRSKLPLFVNREIDRVLDETRENKSLIFNIALNYGGRADILNAVKNLIEAGIKPDDLNEKLFSSYLYTKDLPDPDLLIRTSGEIRVSNFLLWQIAYSELYFTDILWPDFDTIEMLKAILEYQKRERRFGGTGGI
- a CDS encoding phosphatidate cytidylyltransferase, producing the protein MAFNIKSFILRAISTIVFVPLFFVVVKYLPVYYFYFLVIIAIFLGIQEFKSLSVHIGSNFYAVPAFIIAALIPTSFVLKNLSFEFVISGGFVFLLIYAFFKDPDTEKSLQSVANTLLGALYLGIPLGYQVALKNSNRLYEGLGADLVFLLYVVIWFGDSGAYWIGSMFGKHKLAPNISPNKSIEGAIGNIIFNFLGATLAKMWFFTRLTWHDVIAITIIIGVSGIIGDLIESLWKRCAGVKDSATLIPGHGGILDRIDSFVLSSPLLYFYFLYLM
- a CDS encoding polyprenyl synthetase family protein, with amino-acid sequence MLRPAFAILFGKIVKIEDEKGIKIGATLELLHNSTLVHDDVIDNADMRRGQKTHNSIWDNTLTVLYGDYMFATAMNIAVELKNIEVLKRIALVSKSLVTGELLQNANAFNFPPKKEVYFEIIKLKTAVLFSACCSLPLIVAERNDLLPLAEKFGEKLGIAFQIVDDCLDFKADLKKLGKPKLIDLPEGKATLPVLLAMENNEEEVIDIVKRVFDSKGEVFEAKDKKRLVNILEKKGYLKKAFSFAKKLISENMEILDNFEDSEHRQTLLKICDFIIDREF
- the dxr gene encoding 1-deoxy-D-xylulose-5-phosphate reductoisomerase produces the protein MKTLKIYGSTGSIGKSCLKLLKLKREDFSVKLLAAGNNIDLLKEQIVEFQPEFATIFNGEKAKELKTFLENLSIKTSFIPFEESFSLESDITLSAIVGSAGLIPTFKSIPYTKRLALANKESMVLAGEFVNSECEKYNTELIPVDSEHNAIHQSLRAGKKHEVKSLILTASGGPFFGKGVEELKNVTVAQTLNHPTWDMGQKITVDSATLMNKGLEVIEAHFLFGIDYDKINVRIHPQSVVHSMVEFIDGSIICQMGKTDMMLPIQYALYFPERVHTEDFSFDFGKALRLDFFEPDIETFKSLKLAYKCGKGDIGDRVILNSANEVAVNYFLDEKIKFLQIPEFIERMLDKIERPVIRTIGDVIDFNERVKNICIEEVKSGNF
- the ispG gene encoding flavodoxin-dependent (E)-4-hydroxy-3-methylbut-2-enyl-diphosphate synthase — translated: MYKKTKVIYVGNIPIGGGNPIPVQTMTKTDTRDVEATCEQIKDIVGAGCDIVRCAVPDMEAAERIKEIVEFSPIPIIADIHFDYRLAIKCAENGVACLRINPGNIGSKQRIKEVVAACKHYGIPIRIGVNSGSLEKDLLERYGNSPKAMVESAKRHIGFLEEFNFYEIKVSLKSSDVKKTVEACRMFAKEFEYPQHIGVTEAGTENIGTYKSVIGIGALLLDGIGDTLRVSLTDSPVKEVIVGRNILKALNLVPNTPKFVSCPTCGRIEFDIKKFASIIEKEVDGIKKSITIAVMGCAVNGPGEAREADYAICGGKGYAAIYKKGKLVKKVKEDNLIEEFLKIVRSENE
- the rseP gene encoding RIP metalloprotease RseP; amino-acid sequence: MGIFNLPIIGNIVAVVIMFGVLVTIHEFGHFIMAKLFGVYVKTFSIGFGKKLACKKWGETEYCLSLVPLGGYVAMLGEEPDEAEDDNPRNFNNKPKWQRFIILVMGATLNIILAIVLFTFVNALHRPVPVWKDKPVVVGWVDNESPAFVSELKYGDKILYFDDKKVENWDQFLILVATNPNRTVNLKIERNGNLIEKQVKIVEKGKDRAGYLGVFPALRVQVRMVMPDSPAEKAGIKPGDKIISVNGKNIVKGLEQFIDLVKHSKGELEIKLERNGELKTVKVLPEGEGENRKIGVVIELPYKIVKLPLGKAFVTALKDTKKYTELTFSVIGKLLKGEMSIRSISGPVDIARISGQAARSGLTNFIYIMGLISLQLGIFNLLPIPMLDGGHIFILLIEAIRRKDLSAKLKERITTVGFFLLITLMTLVIISDILKNLNLK